The proteins below are encoded in one region of Columba livia isolate bColLiv1 breed racing homer chromosome 35, bColLiv1.pat.W.v2, whole genome shotgun sequence:
- the CDIPT gene encoding CDP-diacylglycerol--inositol 3-phosphatidyltransferase isoform X1, translating into MGGGENVLLFLPNVIGYARLALAAAAVWLMPTRPAPAAALYGASAALDALDGAVARRLNQGTRFGAMLDMLTDRLSSMCLLVNLALLYPATAALFQLSMALDVASHWLHMHCTTLEGGASHKDVGGEGHPLLRLYYTNKPLLFALCAGNEAFYCGLYLVKFSDGPRVLPGAPGLFRLLLWVATPMAALKFLLNLLQLGGAAARLAALDAAARRLDEAPRPKTQ; encoded by the exons ATGGGCGGCGGGGAGAACGTGCTGCTCTTCCTGCCCAACGTCATCG gcTACGCCCGCCTGGCGCTGGCGGCCGCCGCCGTCTGGCTGATGCCCACGCGCCCGGCTCCCGCGGCCGCGCTCTACGGGGCCAGCGCCGCCCTGGACGCCCTGGACGGCGCCGTGGCCCGCAGGCTCAACCAGG ggacccGTTTTGGCGCCATGTTGGACATGCTGACGGACCGGCTCAGCTCCATGTGCCTATTGGTCAACCTGGCGCTGCTCTACCCGGCAACCGCCGCCCTGTTCCAGCTCAGCATGGCGCTGGACGTGGCCAGCCATTGGCTGCACATGCACTG caccaccctGGAGGGCGGAGCCTCCCACAAGGAcgtggggggggaggggcacCCGCTGCTGCGCCTCTACTACACAAACAAG CCGCTGCTGTTCGCGCTTTGCGCCGGGAACGAAGCGTTTTACTGCGGCCTCTACCTGGTGAAGTTCAGCGACGGGCCCCGCG TGCTCCCGGGGGCCCCCGGGCTGTTCCGGCTCCTCCTCTGGGTCGCGACCCCCATGGCCGCCCTCAAGTTCCTGCTgaacctgctgcagctgggcgGAGCCGCCGCGCGATTGGCCGCCCTGGACGCCGCCGCCAGGCGATTGGACGAGGCGCCCAGACCCAAAACCCAGTGA
- the CDIPT gene encoding CDP-diacylglycerol--inositol 3-phosphatidyltransferase isoform X2 — MGGGENVLLFLPNVIGTRFGAMLDMLTDRLSSMCLLVNLALLYPATAALFQLSMALDVASHWLHMHCTTLEGGASHKDVGGEGHPLLRLYYTNKPLLFALCAGNEAFYCGLYLVKFSDGPRVLPGAPGLFRLLLWVATPMAALKFLLNLLQLGGAAARLAALDAAARRLDEAPRPKTQ; from the exons ATGGGCGGCGGGGAGAACGTGCTGCTCTTCCTGCCCAACGTCATCG ggacccGTTTTGGCGCCATGTTGGACATGCTGACGGACCGGCTCAGCTCCATGTGCCTATTGGTCAACCTGGCGCTGCTCTACCCGGCAACCGCCGCCCTGTTCCAGCTCAGCATGGCGCTGGACGTGGCCAGCCATTGGCTGCACATGCACTG caccaccctGGAGGGCGGAGCCTCCCACAAGGAcgtggggggggaggggcacCCGCTGCTGCGCCTCTACTACACAAACAAG CCGCTGCTGTTCGCGCTTTGCGCCGGGAACGAAGCGTTTTACTGCGGCCTCTACCTGGTGAAGTTCAGCGACGGGCCCCGCG TGCTCCCGGGGGCCCCCGGGCTGTTCCGGCTCCTCCTCTGGGTCGCGACCCCCATGGCCGCCCTCAAGTTCCTGCTgaacctgctgcagctgggcgGAGCCGCCGCGCGATTGGCCGCCCTGGACGCCGCCGCCAGGCGATTGGACGAGGCGCCCAGACCCAAAACCCAGTGA